A window from Leptospira wolffii serovar Khorat str. Khorat-H2 encodes these proteins:
- a CDS encoding methionine ABC transporter ATP-binding protein, which translates to MVRKEELNESSETILEFRNVSKAFPKSVSPAVENVCLKIGKGDIFGVIGSTGAGKSTLLRFANLLEIPDSGEIYFEGRDVSFLKGKELKKHRSGVGMVFQQSHLISNRKVFDNIALPLKAAGWDKKKIRERVKELLGLIGLEEKEESYPNQLSGGQRQRVGIARAIANHPHLLLCDEPTSALDPETTRSILALLKDIHRKFSITILIVTHEMEVVREICDSVAVMEKGRVVEVGSAYSLFADPTEQITKKLTGGVLAASIPAETLSHAKGRLLRVVLRNETAKEPILGKVIRATNIVPNILHSKIEYISGRPIGVFYLETDKDDGSTETIRSAFVRYGAEVEEIFQ; encoded by the coding sequence ATGGTTCGGAAAGAAGAATTAAACGAAAGTTCGGAAACTATATTAGAATTTCGGAACGTCTCTAAGGCGTTTCCGAAATCGGTTTCTCCCGCCGTAGAGAACGTCTGCTTAAAAATCGGTAAAGGCGATATCTTCGGAGTCATCGGAAGCACCGGAGCCGGAAAGAGCACCCTACTTCGATTCGCTAATCTTCTGGAAATACCCGATTCGGGCGAAATCTATTTCGAAGGTCGGGACGTTTCCTTCTTAAAAGGCAAAGAACTGAAAAAACACCGCTCCGGAGTCGGGATGGTATTCCAACAATCCCACCTGATCTCGAATCGTAAAGTATTCGATAATATAGCCCTCCCCTTGAAGGCCGCGGGATGGGATAAGAAGAAGATCCGAGAAAGAGTGAAGGAACTCCTAGGTCTTATCGGCCTGGAGGAAAAAGAAGAATCCTATCCCAATCAATTGAGCGGAGGGCAAAGACAAAGGGTGGGTATCGCAAGGGCCATCGCCAACCATCCCCATCTGCTGCTCTGCGATGAACCTACATCCGCCCTAGATCCGGAAACCACTCGCTCCATTCTCGCACTTCTAAAGGATATCCATCGCAAATTTTCCATTACAATCCTGATTGTGACCCACGAAATGGAGGTTGTTCGAGAGATCTGCGACTCCGTAGCGGTTATGGAAAAAGGAAGAGTTGTAGAGGTAGGATCCGCCTATTCATTGTTTGCGGATCCGACAGAGCAAATTACGAAAAAGTTAACAGGCGGAGTCCTTGCCGCTTCCATTCCGGCCGAAACGCTTTCTCACGCTAAAGGTAGACTATTAAGGGTCGTGCTTAGAAACGAAACCGCCAAGGAACCCATTCTCGGCAAAGTAATCCGAGCTACGAATATAGTGCCGAACATTCTACACAGCAAAATCGAGTACATATCAGGTCGACCGATAGGGGTCTTTTATTTGGAGACGGATAAGGACGACGGAAGCACGGAAACGATCCGTTCCGCATTCGTACGATACGGAGCGGAAGTGGAGGAAATTTTCCAATGA
- a CDS encoding MetQ/NlpA family ABC transporter substrate-binding protein, producing the protein MRTKVFAVFLILSSLFLGCGKKEAPKLPGDRKSLKIGICPGPYGDLLKKAVFPALEKKGYSLEIVQFSDYIQPNLALSSGDIDANLFQHVPYLKKFTADKGLKLAAIVNVPTAPMSVFAGKTKNPKDIKEKASIALPNDPTNQLRALKLFQELGFIKVNPDAIPTKASLSDITENKKQIQFLPLEAAQLPRSLESTDFSAINGNFAIASGLDLTKAVILETLAEEHKNIIVVREDEKDSVFAKDIVAAVKSPEFEAVIDKEFKGFQKPEWFGKKN; encoded by the coding sequence ATGAGAACCAAAGTATTTGCAGTATTTTTAATTCTTTCTTCCCTATTCTTGGGATGTGGAAAGAAAGAAGCCCCTAAATTACCCGGAGACAGAAAATCTCTTAAGATAGGAATCTGTCCCGGACCGTACGGAGATTTGCTGAAGAAAGCGGTCTTCCCCGCTTTGGAAAAGAAAGGATATAGCCTGGAGATTGTCCAATTCAGCGATTATATCCAACCGAACCTAGCCCTCTCCTCAGGTGACATCGACGCGAATCTTTTCCAGCATGTTCCTTATCTCAAAAAATTCACGGCTGATAAAGGTTTAAAATTAGCGGCAATCGTAAATGTTCCTACGGCACCTATGTCCGTATTCGCCGGAAAGACCAAGAATCCTAAGGATATCAAAGAAAAGGCGTCAATCGCTCTGCCGAACGATCCGACCAACCAACTTAGGGCATTGAAACTATTCCAAGAATTAGGTTTCATTAAAGTGAATCCGGATGCGATTCCTACCAAAGCTTCCTTGAGCGATATAACGGAGAACAAAAAGCAGATCCAATTCCTACCTTTGGAAGCGGCCCAACTCCCTAGGTCCTTGGAAAGCACTGATTTCTCAGCCATCAACGGAAACTTTGCGATCGCTTCCGGTTTGGATCTGACCAAGGCCGTGATCCTTGAAACACTTGCGGAAGAGCATAAGAATATCATAGTGGTTCGAGAAGACGAAAAGGACTCCGTATTCGCGAAAGATATCGTCGCCGCGGTAAAATCTCCGGAATTCGAAGCCGTCATCGACAAAGAATTCAAAGGATTCCAAAAACCGGAATGGTTCGGAAAGAAGAATTAA
- a CDS encoding YeeE/YedE family protein, producing the protein MSPLLIETNVSQEERKKRLGYYGFGLIAFSILSFSYLLHIREGYGKDYSFSALTGGALGFIMQRSRFCFFCNFKDFILRKETEGILSILSALTVSTIGYGAIFGAWIPSPETGYLPPNAFISPVHIHLLLGGFAFGLGMSFSGSCISGHLYRIGEGSLGSWFALLGSGIGFILGFLSWNFFYLEWVAEAPIVWLPKHFGYAGSLLVCLGIFFFLAVWVARKGSGSKNAFYYAPFPANLLERRWPAWVGGIGVGIVSLLYYFRVRPIGVTSEIGRLSRDFGNLLGVIPTRLEGLDSIAGCATTGEVSHLFTINAVFTLSLILGSFGSAIGAGQFRLNIGEAPFVKSLFSLSGGILLGWGAMVSVGCTFGTFFSGVSAQSLSGFVFAAGLIPGILSGLALLKTKS; encoded by the coding sequence ATGTCTCCCCTATTGATCGAAACTAACGTGTCCCAAGAAGAAAGAAAGAAACGATTAGGATATTACGGTTTCGGCCTGATCGCTTTTTCGATTCTTTCCTTCTCGTATCTTCTCCATATCCGGGAAGGCTACGGTAAAGACTACTCCTTCAGTGCCCTTACTGGAGGAGCCTTGGGGTTTATCATGCAGAGATCGCGATTCTGCTTTTTCTGTAATTTCAAGGATTTCATACTTCGAAAGGAAACCGAAGGAATACTCTCTATTCTTTCGGCTCTCACGGTATCTACGATCGGATACGGCGCCATTTTCGGGGCTTGGATTCCTTCTCCAGAAACGGGATATCTTCCGCCTAACGCGTTCATCTCTCCGGTGCATATCCATCTTCTTTTGGGCGGATTTGCCTTCGGATTGGGCATGTCCTTCTCCGGATCTTGTATTAGCGGTCATTTGTATCGGATCGGAGAAGGTTCCTTAGGTTCCTGGTTCGCCTTATTAGGGAGCGGAATAGGCTTCATTCTGGGTTTCCTTTCCTGGAATTTCTTCTACTTAGAATGGGTGGCGGAAGCTCCGATCGTCTGGTTGCCGAAACATTTCGGCTACGCAGGCTCCCTGTTAGTGTGTCTAGGAATTTTTTTCTTTCTGGCAGTCTGGGTCGCGCGCAAGGGATCCGGATCCAAGAATGCATTCTACTATGCACCCTTTCCTGCCAATTTACTCGAAAGACGATGGCCGGCATGGGTGGGAGGAATCGGTGTAGGAATCGTTTCCTTACTTTACTATTTCAGAGTCCGCCCCATAGGGGTAACTTCCGAGATAGGTAGGTTGAGTAGGGATTTCGGAAATCTACTAGGAGTGATTCCGACTCGCTTAGAAGGACTGGACTCTATAGCGGGATGTGCGACCACAGGAGAAGTCTCGCATCTCTTTACGATCAACGCGGTCTTTACGTTGAGTCTGATCTTAGGCTCCTTCGGATCCGCGATCGGAGCCGGACAATTCCGACTGAATATCGGAGAAGCCCCCTTCGTAAAGTCCCTATTCTCCTTATCGGGTGGGATTTTACTAGGATGGGGGGCCATGGTCTCAGTGGGTTGTACTTTCGGAACATTCTTCTCGGGTGTGTCCGCGCAATCCCTTTCCGGTTTCGTATTCGCAGCCGGACTCATTCCGGGGATACTTTCCGGATTGGCATTATTGAAAACAAAATCGTAG
- a CDS encoding sulfurtransferase: MKYVKEVNRMKKILLTASAFSLLLIAATSIWAAPEDAVVDTEWLSKNLENPKVRLIEVSVDPGVYEKGHIKGAVNFRWHTDLVDQPKRDIVGKEKFQELASKAGISNDSTIILYGDNNNWFAAWGAWIFNYYGHKDVRILNGGRKKWELEKRPLSSDTPNPSPSSYKVAVENKKLRAKLPDVLKAVESKNKFSILDIRSPDEYSGKIFAPQGIQELSIRAGHIPGAINLPWAKAVNQEDGTFKSVAELKKLYSEAGIDGSKPVIVYCRIGERSSHSWFVLSKLLGYDARQYDGSWTEYGNAVGVPIDNPSGTVWTGK; this comes from the coding sequence ATGAAGTATGTAAAAGAGGTGAATCGTATGAAAAAGATTCTTTTAACGGCGTCGGCTTTCAGCCTACTCCTTATCGCGGCCACGAGCATCTGGGCGGCTCCCGAGGACGCCGTCGTAGATACTGAATGGCTGAGTAAAAACCTGGAAAACCCTAAGGTTCGCCTGATCGAAGTCAGCGTGGATCCGGGAGTCTACGAGAAAGGGCATATCAAGGGTGCCGTAAATTTCCGTTGGCATACCGATCTTGTAGACCAGCCCAAACGGGATATAGTCGGGAAAGAAAAGTTCCAAGAACTCGCTTCCAAGGCGGGAATCTCAAACGACTCGACGATCATTCTTTACGGGGACAATAATAACTGGTTCGCAGCCTGGGGAGCCTGGATCTTCAATTATTACGGTCACAAGGATGTGCGAATTCTTAACGGAGGAAGAAAGAAATGGGAATTGGAAAAAAGACCTCTATCTTCTGACACTCCGAATCCTTCCCCTTCTTCTTATAAGGTCGCGGTAGAGAATAAGAAACTCAGAGCCAAACTTCCGGACGTTTTGAAAGCCGTGGAGTCCAAGAATAAATTCTCCATTCTAGATATCCGTTCTCCCGACGAATACAGCGGCAAGATCTTCGCTCCTCAAGGAATCCAAGAGCTTTCCATTCGTGCAGGGCATATTCCCGGTGCGATCAATCTTCCTTGGGCAAAAGCGGTGAATCAAGAGGACGGAACCTTCAAGTCCGTGGCGGAATTAAAGAAACTCTATTCGGAAGCGGGAATCGACGGCTCCAAACCGGTGATCGTATATTGCAGAATCGGCGAAAGGTCCAGCCACTCCTGGTTCGTTCTCTCCAAACTATTGGGGTACGATGCAAGACAATACGACGGATCCTGGACAGAATACGGCAACGCAGTAGGAGTTCCCATAGACAATCCGTCAGGCACCGTTTGGACCGGTAAATGA
- a CDS encoding helix-turn-helix domain-containing protein produces the protein MGKSAETSPHTNGSARKPGAEYVRASEDSDFQEEEGLSTSVGRNLFELRSRSGLSLEKLSAISGVSRSMLSLIEKGKSVPTINVLWRISRAMNVSFSSLLTAEENKTAQILKLEDAKFLSSGDGKFVSRALFPFDTHKSAEFYELKIAPGYTEKAVAHPPGTLENLVITEGKLDVSVGRKLFRLEKGDSFFFEADIAHSYHNPGKITSFFYLVMTYSKSLTDPDRTTERNGRNLGG, from the coding sequence ATGGGGAAATCCGCAGAAACCTCCCCACATACGAACGGAAGCGCGAGAAAGCCCGGGGCAGAATACGTAAGAGCGTCGGAAGATTCCGACTTCCAAGAAGAAGAGGGACTATCCACTTCCGTGGGTAGGAACCTTTTCGAACTCAGATCCAGATCCGGCCTTTCCTTGGAAAAACTTTCCGCCATATCGGGTGTGAGTCGTTCCATGCTTAGTCTTATCGAAAAAGGCAAATCAGTCCCGACGATTAACGTGCTTTGGAGAATCTCCCGAGCGATGAACGTTTCCTTTTCCAGCCTATTAACCGCGGAAGAAAATAAAACCGCTCAGATTCTGAAACTCGAGGATGCGAAATTCCTATCCTCCGGCGACGGGAAGTTCGTATCCAGGGCCCTATTTCCATTCGACACGCATAAATCCGCGGAATTCTACGAACTCAAGATAGCCCCCGGATATACCGAGAAAGCGGTGGCCCATCCCCCCGGAACATTAGAGAATCTTGTTATAACCGAGGGCAAGTTGGATGTATCCGTCGGGCGTAAACTTTTTCGGTTGGAAAAAGGAGATTCGTTCTTTTTCGAGGCGGACATCGCCCATTCTTATCATAACCCGGGAAAGATTACCTCGTTTTTCTATCTCGTAATGACCTATTCCAAAAGCTTAACGGATCCGGATCGAACTACCGAGAGAAACGGACGGAATTTGGGAGGTTGA
- a CDS encoding MBOAT family O-acyltransferase: MNFNSLGFLIFLSVTFFLYYLPFLKRFQLLIVVGASFYFYAYSDPWLLILLLFSIFWNASIVYLIQTPDFAKKKLVLALGIVLNLSVLFFFKYSGLFAKTFLGSSGNAGLHWIFLIPLPIGISFYTFHGISMVVDFYRIGPDIMKERASYPNLLLKSSLYINFFPQLVAGPIVKAKEFFPQIRSKEFRDIPWIEATKTLILGYFLKSVLADNLNDLTFVIDFPYNAHHSSWVLLLLILGYSAQIFADFAGYSLIAIGTALLFGYKLPINFNFPYISSSFSEFWRRWHISLSTWLRDYLYIPLGGNRKGNFRTYLNLFLVMALGGLWHGAEWRYMVWGIGHGLLLLLERFLEQNLPFSLPATRIVSYLRATLVFLSVSVLWLLFRLPNFEVAVKYLGLIGSNWKVAPDWELLSFLIFFSIPVFLYHAYGWHKEKYSEKTNEWVSSAGYAVLLFLIFLNKGPSASFIYFQF; the protein is encoded by the coding sequence ATGAATTTCAATAGCCTCGGATTTCTGATTTTCCTTAGCGTCACTTTTTTTCTCTATTATCTTCCCTTTCTGAAAAGATTCCAACTCCTAATCGTCGTAGGAGCGAGTTTCTATTTTTATGCGTATTCCGACCCTTGGTTATTGATACTACTGCTCTTTTCCATATTCTGGAATGCGAGTATAGTGTATCTGATCCAGACTCCGGATTTCGCAAAAAAGAAACTGGTTCTGGCGCTCGGGATCGTTCTGAACCTAAGCGTATTATTTTTCTTTAAATATAGCGGGTTATTCGCCAAGACCTTCCTCGGAAGTTCGGGAAACGCGGGACTCCATTGGATTTTCCTTATCCCTTTGCCTATCGGGATTTCCTTTTATACCTTCCACGGTATCAGCATGGTGGTGGATTTCTATCGTATAGGCCCGGATATCATGAAAGAACGCGCTTCGTATCCGAATCTTCTGCTGAAATCTTCCTTATACATCAATTTCTTTCCCCAATTAGTGGCCGGTCCCATCGTCAAGGCAAAGGAATTCTTCCCTCAGATCCGATCCAAAGAGTTTCGGGATATCCCCTGGATAGAGGCTACAAAGACCCTAATTTTAGGTTACTTTTTAAAATCCGTACTCGCGGACAATCTGAACGACTTAACTTTCGTGATAGATTTCCCGTATAACGCACACCATTCTTCCTGGGTATTACTGCTTTTAATCTTAGGATATTCCGCCCAGATCTTCGCCGATTTTGCGGGATATTCTCTGATAGCGATAGGCACGGCGCTTCTCTTCGGCTATAAACTTCCTATCAATTTCAATTTTCCTTATATATCCTCCAGCTTTTCCGAGTTTTGGAGAAGATGGCATATTTCCTTATCCACATGGCTGAGGGATTATCTCTATATCCCTTTGGGCGGAAATCGAAAAGGAAACTTTCGGACCTATTTAAATCTCTTTCTTGTTATGGCCTTGGGCGGCTTGTGGCACGGAGCGGAATGGAGGTATATGGTTTGGGGGATCGGTCACGGACTCTTGCTTCTTTTGGAAAGATTTTTGGAGCAGAATCTTCCGTTCTCTCTTCCTGCAACTCGCATAGTTTCCTACCTCAGGGCGACTCTGGTTTTCCTATCCGTTTCCGTTCTATGGTTGCTTTTCCGTCTTCCCAACTTCGAGGTTGCGGTTAAATATCTCGGTCTGATAGGATCCAATTGGAAAGTGGCTCCGGATTGGGAGTTGCTCTCTTTTCTGATCTTCTTCTCCATTCCGGTGTTTTTATACCATGCTTACGGTTGGCATAAGGAAAAATACTCGGAGAAAACGAACGAATGGGTTTCTTCGGCGGGATATGCGGTATTACTTTTCCTGATTTTCCTGAACAAAGGGCCTTCGGCTTCCTTTATCTATTTTCAGTTTTAG